From the genome of Nicotiana sylvestris chromosome 2, ASM39365v2, whole genome shotgun sequence, one region includes:
- the LOC104232064 gene encoding LOB domain-containing protein 4-like, which produces MKDCGKNSNSPCAGCKLLRRRCGEDCVFAPYFPADEPHKFANVHKVFGASNVSKMLQELPEHKRGDAVSSMVYEANARVRDPVYGCVGAISSLQQQIDMLRTQLAMAQAEVVHLRLRQSAGITNSPTNSGSPSSHIMGSHQPKGYFHMDLDVDQSNNGFNDPMWPC; this is translated from the exons ATGAAGGATTGTGGGAAGAATAGCAACTCACCATGTGCAGGTTGCAAGCTATTGAGAAGAAGATGTGGTGAAGACTGTGTATTTGCACCTTATTTCCCAGCTGATGAACCCCACAAGTTTGCCAATGTTCATAAGGTCTTTGGTGCTAGTAATGTCAGCAAGATGTTACAG GAATTGCCAGAGCACAAGAGAGGAGATGCAGTGAGTAGCATGGTGTATGAAGCAAATGCTAGAGTTAGAGATCCAGTATACGGATGTGTTGGAGCCATTTCATCTCTTCAACAACAGATCGATATGCTTCGGACCCAACTAGCTATGGCCCAAGCTGAGGTGGTCCATTTAAGGCTAAGACAATCTGCAGGCATTACCAATAGCCCAACAAATAGTGGGTCTCCCTCTTCCCACATAATGGGCTCTCATCAGCCCAAAGGATATTTCCATATGGATTTGGATGTAGACCAGTCCAACAATGGCTTCAATGATCCCATGTGGCCATGTTAG